The Daucus carota subsp. sativus chromosome 9, DH1 v3.0, whole genome shotgun sequence genome window below encodes:
- the LOC108200316 gene encoding ASC1-like protein: protein MGLVDLLGSFDWEQESYPQYEDFVVLPLFALFFPTVRFFLDRFVFERVGRYLIFGKGQQNIAIETDERRKKIHKFKESAWKCIYYLSAEVLALAVTYDEPWFTNTSNFWTGPGDQVWPELKTKLKLKGLYMYTGGFYTYSIFALIFWETRRSDFGVSMGHHVATAILIILSYIFRFARVGSVVLALHDASDVFLEVGKMSKYSGAEALASFAFILFVLSWVLLRLIYYPFWILWSTSYEVLRTLDKAKHRAEGPIYYYVFNTLLYCLLVLHIYWWVLMYRMLVKQIQARGQLSDDVRSDSEDENEHED, encoded by the exons ATGGGTTTAGTTGATTTGTTGGGGTCTTTTGATTGGGAGCAAGAATCTTACCCTCAGTATGAAGATTTTGTTGTTCTTCCCTTGTTTGCCTTGTTCTTTCCCACTGTTCGATTCTTTCTTGACAGATTTGTGTTTGAG AGAGTTGGAAGATATTTGATATTTGGAAAGGGACAACAGAATATAGCCATAGAGACAGATGAGAGGAGAAAGAAAATACATAAGTTCAAGGAGTCAGCTTGGAAATGCATCTATTATCTTTCAGCAGAGGTTCTAGCTCTTGCTGTAACCTATGATGAGCCTTGGTTCACTAACACTAGCAATTTTTGGACAGGCCCTGGTGATCAAGTATGGCCAGAGTTAAAAACAAA GTTGAAACTGAAAGGTCTTTATATGTATACTGGCGGATTCTATACCTACTCTATATTTGCGCTGATATTCTGGGAAACAAGGCGTTCTGACTTTGGGGTTTCAATGGGTCATCACGTAGCAACTGCCATACTCATCATATTGTCTTATATATTCAG ATTTGCTCGTGTTGGGTCTGTTGTTTTGGCTCTACATGATGCTAGTGATGTGTTCCTGGAAGTAGGGAAAATGTCCAAATACAGTGGTGCAGAGGCACTTGCTAGCTTTGCATTTATTCTGTTTGTTCTATCGTGGGTTCTACTTCGCCTCATTTATTATCCATTTTGGATTCTCTGGAGTACAAG TTACGAAGTCCTCAGAACACTGGACAAAGCAAAACATAGAGCTGAAGGACCAATTTATTACTATGTTTTCAACACTCTGCTCTATTGCTTGCTTGTCCTTCACATTTACTGGTGGGTGTTAATGTATAGGATGCTTGTCAAACAAATCCAAGCAAGAGGCCAACTTAGCGATGATGTTCGATCAG ATTCGGAAGATGAAAACGAACACGAAGATTGA
- the LOC135149725 gene encoding phosphatidylinositol 4-kinase gamma 7-like, translated as MSMAVFSSLADGVSVEENRKKCKPAGRRRIFVQTDTGCVLAMDLDRDDNAHTVKRRLQICLNVPVEGSSLIFGDKVLKNDLSAIQNHSPLLLSRMHRSSSSPCLSPTGKDFQQGDQSGPIEILCQCKSLAKIKQLVEEIIEGVKIGVDPLPVSGGLGGAYYFRNNNGVNVAIVKPTDEEPFAPNNPKGLVGKALGQPGLKHSVRVGETGFREVAAYILDYDHFANVPPTALVKISHSIFNTNSVDAKILKSKKIVSKIASCQQFIPHDFDASDHGTSNFPVASVHRIGILDIRILNTDRHGGNILVRELKAFGRFGEVEIFPIDHGLCLPENLEDPYFEWIHWPQASIPFSKEELEYIEKLDPYKDSEMLRRQLPMIREACLRVLILCTTFLKKASTFGLCLSEIGEMMTREFHTGVEEPSELEFVCLKAKRLISEMEALSPKDDAEENDVFQFDMDCKELSQDSSTNSCMIQPPLQSGFGDSIEEEEEEEIKGKRQGERMAAKMPNVSKLSMSLENTALYEKPKYLKSSGHKTAGEQLASSVTFVEFSDMNDEKWALFLDKFQELLYPTFSQRKSVTLAQKQNQRLGTSCQF; from the coding sequence ATGTCAATGGCAGTTTTTAGCAGCTTAGCTGATGGAGTATCCGTAGAAGAAAATAGGAAGAAATGCAAACCTGCTGGAAGGAGGCGTATTTTTGTGCAGACCGACACTGGCTGTGTATTGGCAATGGATTTGGATCGTGATGACAATGCTCATACTGTGAAGAGGAGGTTGCAGATTTGTCTTAATGTTCCAGTTGAGGGAAGCTCATTAATATTTGGTGATAAGGTACTCAAGAACGACTTGAGTGCCATTCAAAACCATTCTCCTCTTCTTCTTTCACGGATGCACAGAAGTTCGTCATCTCCTTGTCTCTCGCCCACTGGAAAAGATTTTCAACAGGGAGATCAGAGTGGTCCAATTGAGATCTTATGTCAGTGTAAAAGTCTTGCCAAAATAAAACAGCTTGTTGAGGAGATTATTGAAGGAGTGAAGATTGGAGTTGATCCACTTCCTGTTAGTGGTGGGCTTGGGGGTGCCTACTATTTCAGAAACAACAACGGTGTAAATGTAGCCATAGTAAAGCCAACAGATGAAGAGCCTTTTGCACCTAATAACCCAAAAGGCCTTGTTGGAAAAGCGCTTGGACAGCCAGGATTAAAGCATTCTGTAAGGGTTGGAGAAACAGGATTTAGAGAAGTGGCTGCTTACATTCTTGATTATGACCACTTTGCCAATGTACCACCCACTGCATTGGTCAAGATCAGTCACTCAATTTTCAATACTAATAGTGTTGATGCAAAAATATTGAAAAGCAAAAAGATTGTGAGCAAGATTGCATCCTGTCAGCAATTTATTCCCCATGACTTTGATGCCAGTGATCATGGGACATCCAATTTCCCTGTTGCTTCTGTTCATCGTATCGGGATACTAGATATAAGGATTTTAAATACAGACAGACATGGAGGAAACATTCTGGTGAGGGAACTGAAAGCTTTTGGAAGATTTGGTGAAGTGGAAATATTTCCAATCGATCATGGCCTCTGTCTGCCAGAGAATTTAGAGGATCCATACTTTGAATGGATCCACTGGCCCCAGGCTTCAATTCCCTTCTCAAAAGAAGAACTGGAGTATATAGAGAAGCTGGATCCATATAAGGATTCTGAGATGCTCCGCAGACAACTTCCCATGATTCGGGAGGCTTGTCTTCGGGTTCTCATTCTCTGTACAACCTTTCTTAAGAAAGCTTCTACCTTTGGACTCTGTCTCTCTGAGATTGGGGAGATGATGACCAGGGAATTCCACACTGGTGTCGAGGAGCCTAGTGAGCTCGAGTTCGTGTGCTTAAAGGCCAAAAGACTGATTTCTGAGATGGAAGCCTTATCCCCCAAGGATGATGCAGAAGAGAATGATGTGTTTCAATTTGATATGGATTGTAAAGAACTAAGCCAAGACTCTTCAACAAATTCATGCATGATTCAACCTCCCCTTCAATCTGGATTCGGAGATAGCATcgaggaggaggaagaagagGAAATTAAAGGGAAAAGGCAAGGCGAGAGAATGGCTGCAAAGATGCCTAATGTTTCCAAGCTATCCATGTCACTGGAGAACACCGCGTTATATGAGAAGCCAAAGTACCTGAAATCTTCTGGACACAAGACTGCAGGTGAGCAACTTGCTTCCAGTGTTACCTTTGTGGAATTCTCAGACATGAACGATGAAAAATGGGCGCTTTTTCTAGACAAGTTCCAAGAGCTTTTGTACCCGACATTCTCTCAGCGGAAATCTGTGACCCTTGCACAGAAGCAGAATCAAAGACTTGGCACTTCATGCCAGTTTTAA